Below is a window of Candidatus Binatia bacterium DNA.
GCGCGAGGCGCGAATCCGAAAACGCGTCTCCTCACGTGAGAACCTCCCCGTCCAGGTCGTAGCCCCGCGCGGCGCGGATCCGGACCGTCACCCGGTCGCCCGGCAAAAGCGGGGCGTGCCCCGCGCGCGTCCGGATCAGCGTCTTCCCGTCCACCTCGTAGCCCTGCTGCTCCACGCGTCCCTCCCACACGCCCGGCTTCGCGCCGGGCCCGTCCACGCGCGCCGTCACCTCGCGCCCGACCCAGGCGCCCCACACCCGCGCGGCCACCGAGCGCTGCGCCGTGAGGAGCCGCCGCCGCCGCTCGAGCTTCACCCGCTCCGGAACCTGCTCCTTCATCCGCCCCGCCGGCGTCCCCTCCTCGCGCGAATAGGCGAAGCACCCGACGTGGTCGTACGCGGCGCGCTCGACCGTGCGGAGGAGCTCCTCGAAGTCCTCGTCGGTCTCGCCGGGAAAGCCCACGATGAAGTGGGTGCGGATCGCCACGCCGGGCAGCCGGCTCCGGAGCGTCTCCATGAGGCGCTCCGTGTCGGCGCGGCGCACCTCGCGACGCATGCGCCGGAGCATCGCGTCGGTGGCGTGCTGCAGCGGAATGTCGACGTAGCGGCAGATCTTCGGCTCCTCCTCGAAGGCGCGGATCAGCTCCTCGTTCCAGGTCTTGGGATGCGTGTAGTGCACCCGGATCCACTCGATCCCCGGAACGCCCGCGATCGCCCGCAGGAGCTCGGGAAGGCGCGAGGTCCCGTAGCGGTCGGCGCCGTAGGACGTGGAGTCCTGCGCGATCAGGAGCAGCTCCTTCGTGCCGGCCTCGGCCAGCCGCCGCGCCTCCTCCACCACCGACTCCAGCGGCCGGCTCCGGAGATCCCCGCGGAGCGTCGGGATGATGCAGAAGGTGCAGCGGAAGTCGCAGCCGTCGGCGATACGGAGATAGGCCAGGTGCCGCGGCGTCGAGACCGCGCGATGCGCGGCGAGATCGACCGCGGTGCCGGCGGGCCCCACCTCGAGGAGGGGTGCCTCGGCGCCGCGGCGCACCCGGTGCGCGACGCGCACGATCGCCTCGACCTGCCCGGTCCCGACGACGGCGTCCACTTCGGGAATCTCGCGGAGGATCTCCCCCTGGAAGCGCTGCGCCAGGCATCCCGCCACGACCAGGCCGCGCAGGCGTCCCTCGCGCTTCAGCGCGGCCATCTCGAGGATCCGGTCGATCGACTCCTTCTGGGCGGGACCGATGAAGGCGCAGGTGTTCACGATCGCGACGTCGGCCTCTTCGGGCGACGCGGTCGTCGAAAACCCGCCGGAGGCGAGCAACCCCGCCATGATCTCCGAGTCCACGAGGTTCTTCGCGCAGCCGAGCGTGACCAGGGCCACCCGCACCGTGGCGGCGCCGGCGTCCTCGCCCGGCTCGATGCGCGCGGGCACGGACGCCCCCGCCGCGGTCAGCCCGATCGGGACGCTCACGCGTCCTCGTCCAGCGACGCATGGGCCGCGCGCCGCTCGGCCAGCTCATGCTCGGTGACCAGCACTTCGCGCCCCTTCGCCCCCTCGGACGGCCCGACCACGCCGCGCTCCTCGAGGAGATCGAGGAGCCGCGCCGCGCGCGAGTAGCCGACCTTGAGCCGGCGCTGGAGCATCGAGGTCGACGCCTGCTGGTGGAGCACCACCAGGCGCATCGCCTCTTCGAACAGCTCGTCGTCGCTCTCCGTCTCCTCCAGGGCGCGCACCTGCTCCAGTGCGGAGTCGTCCGCCACGACCTGGCCCCCCTGCGATTTCAGGAAGCCCACGACGCGCTCGATCTCCTCGCCCGACACGTAGGAGCCGTGGATGCGGTAGGGCTCGGGCTTTCCGGCCGGGAGGAAGAGCGAGTCGCCGTGACCGAGAAGGCTCTCCGCGCCGTTCATGTCCAGGATGACCCGCGAGTCGGTGCGGCTCGCGACCTGGAAGGCGATCCGCGAGGGGAAGTTCGCCTTGATCATCCCCGTGATCACGTCCACCGAGGGGCGCTGCGTCGCAAGGATCAGGTGGATGCCCACCGCGCGCGCCATCTGCGCGAGGCGGCCGATCGGCTCCTCGATCTCCGCGGGGAGGAGCGCCATCAGATCGGCCAGCTCGTCCACCACCACGACCAGGTACGGGAGCTTGGCGTCCGCCCCGGCGACCGCGGGATCGAGGCCCAGCCGGTTGTACGACTCGATGTTCCGCGCCCCGTGCTTGGCGAGGAGCTGGTAGCGGGTCTCCATCTGCTTCACGCAGTAGCGGAGCGCCTGCGCCGCCTTCTTGGGCTCGGTCACCACCGGCATCGCGAGGTGCGGGATCTTGTTGTACGGCGTGAGCTCGAGCATCTTGGGATCGATCATGATGAAGCGGAGCTCGGCCGGCGTGCGCGTCATGAGCAGGCTCATGATCAGCGTGTTGATGCAGACGCTCTTCCCGGAGCCGGTCGCCCCGGCGATCAGGAGGTGCGGCATCTTCTCGAGGGACGTCGTGAACGGCTCTCCCGCCACGTCCTTGCCCAGGGCGAACGGCAGCGCGTCCCCGCTCTCCTGGAACGTCTTCGACGTCACGATCTCGCGGAAGGAGACGAGCGCTTTCTTGCGGTTGGGGATCTCGATCCCGACCGCCGCCTTCCCCGGGATCGGCGCCACGATGCGGATCCGCTGCGCCTTGAGCGAGAGCGCGAGATCGTCCTGACGGTTCAGGATCTGGTTCACCTTGACGCCCGGCGCGGGCTCGTACTCGAACAGGGTGATCACGGGGCCGGGGTGCACCTCGGAGACCTTCCCCGCCACGTCGAAATCGGCCAGCGTGCGCTCGAGCACGCGCGAGAGCTCGAGGAGCTCGGCCTCGTCCACGGCGTGCGTCTTCGACTCGTGGCGGTCGAGAAGGTCCACCGGGGGGAGCGCCGCGTCCATCGCGGGCGCGGGCGACAGCGAGAGCCCCGCTTCCGGAGCGCCGGCGGAGCCGGGCACGCCCGGGGCCGATCCCAGTCCGCCCACGGTGGCCGGGGCGGTCCGCCGCTTCTCCGGCGCCGCGGGCGAGGGAGGCGGGAACGGGATCGACATCGATTCCGCGCGCTCGCTCCGCGACACGATGCGCGGCTTGGATTCGCGCCGCGCGGCGTTCTCGCCGGCCGGAGGCGAGAACGCCGAGGCGAGCGCCTCTTCCTCTTCGACGATCGGGGCCTTCCGGCCGCGTCGCGGCGGCTCGGGCGCGGCGGCCTCCTCGGCCGGCGCGGCCGCGGCGCGCTTCTTGGGCGCCGGCGCGGGGAGGATGCGGGCGAGGAGTGCGGCGGCCGCGCGGCGGAGCGGCGAGGAGGCCCCGAGCTCGAACGCGACCACGCCGATCACCACGAGCGCGGTGCCGAGCGCCAGCTCGCTCCCCACGCGGCCGAGGAGCCGGGTGGCGACGAGCCCGATCCACTCGCCCAGGCGCCCGGCCAGGCCGCGGTTTCCGCCCGAGAGGAGATCGAGAAGTCCCAGCGCGAGCACGGCGCCGCAGAATCCGATCGCGGTGCGCAGCGCGAGGTCGCCCGCGGGGCGAAGCCGGATCCGGTTCCACCCCCAGGCGAGGAGCGCGATCGGCGCGAGCCAGGCGCCCACGAGGCCGAGGGAGGTGACGAGGCCCGAGGCGACGAACGCGCCGACGACCCCGCCCTGGTTCCGGACGGCGCCCGTGGAGAGGAGATCGGCCGTCGTGTCGCGCGCGTCGCGCGTGAAGAGGGCGAGCGCGACGAAGAGGGCGACCGAGAGAAGGCAGAGCCCCAGGATCTGGTACTTGCGGCGGACGGGCACCCGTCCCAAGAGCCACATGCCGGTGTGGTCGCTCCTACGTTCCCTGCTGCCAGGACGCGAGGTACGCGACCTGCTCGGGCGTCAGCGTGTCGATGCGGACTCCAAGCGCTTCCAGCTTCAGGCGCGCGATCTCGGCGTCCACCGGAGCGGGAATGGCGTAGACGTTCGGCTTCAGCTCCTTCGCGTGGGTCTGCAGGTATTCCAGCCCCAGCGCCTGGTTGGCGAAGCTCATGTCCATGACGGAGGCGGGATGCCCCTCGGCGGCGGCGAGGTTGATGAGCCTTCCCTCGCCCAGGACGAAGACCCGCTTGGACCCGAGCGTGAACTCCTGCACGAAGGGTCGCACCTCGCGCGACGCGGAGGCTTCCTTCGCGAGCGCCTCGAGGTCGATCTCCGCGTTGAAGTGCCCCGAGTTCGCGACGATGGCGCCGTCTTTCATCTGGCGGAAGTGCTCCATGCGGATCACGTTCAGGTTTCCGGTGACGGTGACGAACACGTCGCCGACCTTCGCCGCCTCGGAGGCTGGCATGACCGGAAAGCCGTCCATCACCGCTTCGAGCGCGGGAAGCGGATCGATCTCGGTCACGATCACGTGCGCGCCCATCCCCCGCGCGCGGCTGGCGAGGCCGCGCCCGCACCATCCGTAGCCCAGCACGACGAACTTGGAGCCGGCCAGGAGCCGGTTGGTGGCGCGGAGCACGCCGTCGATGGTGCTCTGCCCCGTCCCGTAGCGGTTGTCGAAGAGGTGCTTCGTCTTGGCGTCGTTCACGGCGAGGATCGGGTAGCGGAGGGCCCCGTCCTTGGCCATGGCGCGAAGACGGATGACCCCGGTGGTGGTCTCCTCGGTCCCCGCGATGACGCCCTTGGCGTCGCCCGCGCGCTGCGTGTGGAGCACGGTGACCAGGTCGGCGCCGTCATCCATGGTGAATTCGGGGCGCACGTCCAGGCAGGCCGCGATGTGCTTGTAGTAGGTCTCGGGGTCCTCGCCCTTGATCGCGAACGTCGGGATGCCGAGCCGGTGCGCGAGCGCCGCGGCCACGTCGTCCTGCGTCGAGAGCGGGTTGCTGGCGCAGAGCGCGATCTCCGCGCCGCCGGCCTTCAGGGTCACCATGAGATTCGCGGTCTCGGTGGTCACGTGCAGGCAGGCGGCGACCCGCCGCCCGCGGAAGGGCTTTTCCTTGGCGAACCGCTCGCGGATCTGCCGCAGCACCGGCATCTCCCGCTCGGACCACTCGATGCGGCGGAGTCCTTCCTCGGCCAGCTTGGAATTCGCCACATGTCCCTGCGGCGTCATGGCGACCATCGTCTCAGGCGTCACGCTTCAATTCCTCCACGCGATCGAGGAGCTCCCACTTGAACCCCTCCTGGTCGCGTCCGAAATGTCCGTAGGCCGCGGTGCGCCGGTAGATCGGCTTCCGCAAATCGAGCGCATGGATGATCGCCTGCGGCCTCAAGTCGAAATGCTTCCGCACCAGCTCGCCCAGCCGGGCGTCCGGCACCTTGCCGGTGCCGTGGCTGTCCACCATCACCGAGACCGGCTCCTCGACGCCGATGGCGTAGGCGACCTGCACCGTCACGCGGTCGGCGAGGCCCGAGCCCACCAGGTTCTTCGCCACGTGGCGCGCCGCGTACGAGCCCGAGCGATCCACCTTCGTCGGATCCTTCCCGCTGAAGGCGCCCCCGCCGTGCCCGCCGAAGCCGCCGTAGCTGTCGACGATGATCTTCCGGCCGGTCAGTCCCGTATCCGCGCGCGGGCCGCCCAAGACGAACCGGCCCGTGGGGTTGATGTGGTAGACCGGATCCTTGTCGACCAGTCCCTTGGGGAGGGCCGGCCGGATGATCTCGTCGATGATGCGATCGCGAAGCCGGGCGATCTCGGCGTCGCTCATCTCCGCGTGCTGGGTCGAGAGCACGACGGTGTCGATCCGCTTCGGCACGTCGTCTTCGTACTCGACCGTGACCTGCGACTTGCCGTCGGGGCGGATCTCCGGGAACTTCCCCGACCGGCGCGCATCGGCGAGCGCCTTCGTCAGCCGGTGCGCCAGCATGATCGGAAGCGGCATCAGCTCCGGCGTCTCGCGCACGGCGTAGCCGAACATGAGCCCCTGATCCCCCGCGCCGCGGCGGTCCACGCCCTGCGCGATGTCGCGCGACTGCTCGTCGATCGCGGTCAGGACCGAGCAGGTCTCCCAGTCGAAGCCGTACTGCGGGTCGTCGTAGCCGATCGAGCGGATCGTCTCGCGCACGATGCGCGGGATGTCGACGTAGCACTTCGTGGTGATCTCGCCGGCGACCAGGGCCAGCCCGGTCGTCACGAGCGTCTCGCAGGCGACCCGGCCGAAGGGATCCTGGCTCAGGATCCCGTCGAGGACCGCGTCGGAGATCTGGTCGGCCACCTTGTCGGGATGCCCCTCGGTCACCGATTCGGACGTGAACAGCATGGAATGGCGCAGGCGCGGGTTCTGCCGCGCCTCCGGTGCGGTCTGCGTAGCGGGAGCGCTCACGAGACTTCGACCTCCGAAGAGTCTCCGACGTTGAGACGCTGATAGCCGCCGCGGACGACCGTGTTCTCTCCGACCACGGAGAGATCCAGCAGCACGTCCTCGACGATCGCGCCTTCGTTGACGATCGAGTTCTTGACCACCGAGCGGCGCACGCGCGCGCGCGCGCCGATGGATGCGTGGGGACCGATGACCGAGTGCATCACGTCCGCCGTCGGGTCCAGAGCGACGGGAGGCACGATGACCACGCCCGGCCGCTCGACGTGGTTGCCGGCCACGTCCAGGAGCGCGCGGTTCGTCTCGAGCAGGGCGTCGGTCTTGCCGCAATCATACCAGCCCTCCACCGGGAAGGGGCGAAGGTCCGCGCCGCGCGCGAGCATCTCCGCCAGGCCGTCGGTGAGCTGGATCTCCCCCTTGGTGCGCTTGCCCGAGCGCTCCACCTGCTGCAGGCAGGAGAAGAGAAGGGGGGAATCCTCGAGATAGTAGAGTCCGACCAGGGCCAGATTCGATTTCGGGTGCTCGGGTTTCTCCACCAGCGACACGATCCTCCCGTTCTCCAGCTCGGCCACGCCGAACCGCCGCGGGTCTTCCACCTCGCGCACGCCCACTTTCGATCCTCCGGTCACGAGCCCGCGCAGGTCAGCGCGGACGATCGTGTCGCCGAGCAGGATCAGGCTCGGCGCCGTCCCCACCGCCTCGGCCGCGCGCGACACGGCGTGTCCCAGGCCGAGCGGCTCCTCCTGCACGACGCAGGAGACCGCGAGATCGGTCCGCGACGCCGCATACGCCCGGAGCCGCTCGCCGTGCGGGCCCGGCCCGATGACCAGCACGACGCGCTCCGGGCTCACGAGCGCGATCTGATCCAGGATGTGCCCCAGGATCGGCTTCCCCGCGACCGTGAGCAGCGCCTTGGGGGTGGTGATCGTGTGCGGCTTCAGGCGCGTTCCCGCGCCCGCGACCGGAATGACGGCGACCGGCCTCACCGGAGGAGGGCTTCTTTCAGCGACTCCACCCCCGGAAGGGCGCTCGGATCCACTCCATTGGCGAGCGCGAGGTAATAGCTCACGAAATCTCCCAGGGCGGACGCTCCGAGGAGCCGCGCCGCCGCGTCCTCGCCCTCGGCGAGAACCTCGACCGCGACGACATCCTTCCGCTTCAGATAGGCGCCGAGCCAGGCGAACCGGGCGGCGATCCGCGGGTGCTCCTCCGGCTCGCGGAGCAGCACGACCGCGAGGCGCCCCACCGCGGCCTTCGGCCCGGCGAAGCCGTCCACCTCGTTGTGATTCATCTCCGGAAGAACCGAGGCCCACGCGAGCTGCTTGGCGTTCTCGTTGAGCTGGCCCTTCCAACGCTGCGCGACCGCCGCCAGGCCGCGCTCCCCCCCGATCACCAGGACGGCGCGTCCCGCCAAGCGTATCGCCAGTTTTTTGGCTAAGTTGCGCGATTGTAGCACACGCGTCCCGCAGGCGGAAACCACCCGCTCCACGGCCTGGGCGGCCCCCTCCATGCGGTCCCCGAGGCCGGGAACGACGCCCACGTGGGAGGCCACCGCGGCCAGGGTCGCGAAGGAGTACCCGAGCGCCGCGCGGGGGGGATGCCCCGGCGGGAGGTACGCCGCGGGAATCCCGGCCGCGCCGGCCTGGGCGGCGAGGGTCCCGCCGGTCGAGAGGACGCATCCCCTGGCGCCGATCGAGCGCGTCGCCTCGAAGGCGGAGAGCGTCTCCTCGGTCTCTCCCGAATAGGAGGAAAAGACGAGAAAATCCTCTGGCGTGAGCCACGCCGGCGGCAGGTAGTGGCGGACCACGTGCACCGGTGCCGTTCCCTCGCGCTCGGCGACGGCGCGCAGCAGATCGCCGGCGATGGCGGAGCCCCCCATGCCGAAGAGGACGAGCCGTCGCGGCACCCCGGGCGTGAGATGCCGAAGGGCCGGCGCGGCGATCGAGGCGCCGGCGCGAATCTGCTCCGGGAACGATTCGATGCGCGCCGCCATGCCCCGCGGGTCGAGGCGCTCCCGGCGCCGGGGGTCGTCCAGCGGGACGGCCGCTCTCGGCGCGGGCCGCTTCCGGCTCGCGGGCTTCCGCGAGGCCGCGCTCCGGCGGGCCGGCTTTCGCGCCGGGCTCACGCCGAGAAGTACTGCGGGAAGCGGCGGCTCATGAAGTCGGTCACGATGGTGCGCACCTCCGAGGGGGTGGACAGGCTGAGGCAGCGCTGCGCCAGGCTCACCGCCTCTTCGTACATCGAGGCGCGGAGGATCGTCTTGATCTCCGGAAGAAGGTAGGGGCTGACGCTCAGGTCAGCGACGCCGAGACCGAGAAGGAGCACCGCGTACAGCGGCTCCCCCGCCATCTCGCCGCAGATCCCCACCCGGATGCCGAACCGCTGCCCCGCCTCGATCACGGTGCGGATGGCGCGGAGCACCGCGGGATGGAGCGGCTCGTAGACCTCGGCGAGCGACTCGTTCCCGCGATCGACGGCCAGCGTGTACTGGATCAGGTCGTTGGTGCCGATGCTCACGAAATCCGCCTCGCGCGCGATCAGGTCGATCGCGAAGACCGACGCGGGCGTCTCCACCATGACTCCGAGCGGCACCTGCTCGGCCATCGGCACCCCCTCGTGCGCGAGCTGCCGCCGCACGCGCGAGACGATGGCGCGCGCGCGGCGGAAATCCTCGAGACCCACGACCATCGGGAACATGATCCGCACGTTCCCGCAGGCGGTGGCGCGCAGGATCGCGCGCACCTGGGTGCGGAAGATCTCCTCGTGGCGGAGCGAGAAGCGAAGCCCCCGCATGCCGAGGAAGGGATTCCGCTCGACCGGCGTGCCGAGGTAGCTGGCGAACTTGTCCCCCCCCACGTCCAGCGTGCGGATGGTGACCGGGCGCGGGGCCATCGCCTCGACGATCGACTTGTAGGTGCCGAACTGCACCTCTTCCGTCGGCAGCGAGCGGCGGGAGAGATAGAAGAACTCGGTGCGGTAGAGCCCGATGCCGTCGGCGCCGTTCTCGAGGATGCCCGGGAGCTCCTCCGGCACTTCGAGGTTCGCGCCCAGCGCGATGACGCGCCCGTCGGGCGTGACGCACCGCTCCTCGCGGAGCACGGCGAGGTTCGCGTTCAGCTCTTCGTAGCGGCGCTTCTTGCGTCGGTGCTCCTCGAGGATCTCCGGCTCGGGATCGAAAACCGCGACGCCCCGCGTGCCGTCCACGAGCGCGGTGGCCCCCTCGCGCGCCGCGTCCATCGCGCTCTTCAGGCCGACCACGGCGGGAATCCCCCGGGCGCGCGCCATGATCGCGGTGTGCGAGGTGCGGCCGCCGAGATCGGTCGCGAAGCCGAGGATCTTGTCGCGCGGCGCCAGCGCCATCTCGCTGGGCGGAAGGTCGGCCGCGACGA
It encodes the following:
- the rimO gene encoding 30S ribosomal protein S12 methylthiotransferase RimO, yielding MSVPIGLTAAGASVPARIEPGEDAGAATVRVALVTLGCAKNLVDSEIMAGLLASGGFSTTASPEEADVAIVNTCAFIGPAQKESIDRILEMAALKREGRLRGLVVAGCLAQRFQGEILREIPEVDAVVGTGQVEAIVRVAHRVRRGAEAPLLEVGPAGTAVDLAAHRAVSTPRHLAYLRIADGCDFRCTFCIIPTLRGDLRSRPLESVVEEARRLAEAGTKELLLIAQDSTSYGADRYGTSRLPELLRAIAGVPGIEWIRVHYTHPKTWNEELIRAFEEEPKICRYVDIPLQHATDAMLRRMRREVRRADTERLMETLRSRLPGVAIRTHFIVGFPGETDEDFEELLRTVERAAYDHVGCFAYSREEGTPAGRMKEQVPERVKLERRRRLLTAQRSVAARVWGAWVGREVTARVDGPGAKPGVWEGRVEQQGYEVDGKTLIRTRAGHAPLLPGDRVTVRIRAARGYDLDGEVLT
- a CDS encoding DNA translocase FtsK 4TM domain-containing protein, translating into MWLLGRVPVRRKYQILGLCLLSVALFVALALFTRDARDTTADLLSTGAVRNQGGVVGAFVASGLVTSLGLVGAWLAPIALLAWGWNRIRLRPAGDLALRTAIGFCGAVLALGLLDLLSGGNRGLAGRLGEWIGLVATRLLGRVGSELALGTALVVIGVVAFELGASSPLRRAAAALLARILPAPAPKKRAAAAPAEEAAAPEPPRRGRKAPIVEEEEALASAFSPPAGENAARRESKPRIVSRSERAESMSIPFPPPSPAAPEKRRTAPATVGGLGSAPGVPGSAGAPEAGLSLSPAPAMDAALPPVDLLDRHESKTHAVDEAELLELSRVLERTLADFDVAGKVSEVHPGPVITLFEYEPAPGVKVNQILNRQDDLALSLKAQRIRIVAPIPGKAAVGIEIPNRKKALVSFREIVTSKTFQESGDALPFALGKDVAGEPFTTSLEKMPHLLIAGATGSGKSVCINTLIMSLLMTRTPAELRFIMIDPKMLELTPYNKIPHLAMPVVTEPKKAAQALRYCVKQMETRYQLLAKHGARNIESYNRLGLDPAVAGADAKLPYLVVVVDELADLMALLPAEIEEPIGRLAQMARAVGIHLILATQRPSVDVITGMIKANFPSRIAFQVASRTDSRVILDMNGAESLLGHGDSLFLPAGKPEPYRIHGSYVSGEEIERVVGFLKSQGGQVVADDSALEQVRALEETESDDELFEEAMRLVVLHQQASTSMLQRRLKVGYSRAARLLDLLEERGVVGPSEGAKGREVLVTEHELAERRAAHASLDEDA
- the ahcY gene encoding adenosylhomocysteinase, yielding MTPQGHVANSKLAEEGLRRIEWSEREMPVLRQIRERFAKEKPFRGRRVAACLHVTTETANLMVTLKAGGAEIALCASNPLSTQDDVAAALAHRLGIPTFAIKGEDPETYYKHIAACLDVRPEFTMDDGADLVTVLHTQRAGDAKGVIAGTEETTTGVIRLRAMAKDGALRYPILAVNDAKTKHLFDNRYGTGQSTIDGVLRATNRLLAGSKFVVLGYGWCGRGLASRARGMGAHVIVTEIDPLPALEAVMDGFPVMPASEAAKVGDVFVTVTGNLNVIRMEHFRQMKDGAIVANSGHFNAEIDLEALAKEASASREVRPFVQEFTLGSKRVFVLGEGRLINLAAAEGHPASVMDMSFANQALGLEYLQTHAKELKPNVYAIPAPVDAEIARLKLEALGVRIDTLTPEQVAYLASWQQGT
- the metK gene encoding methionine adenosyltransferase codes for the protein MLFTSESVTEGHPDKVADQISDAVLDGILSQDPFGRVACETLVTTGLALVAGEITTKCYVDIPRIVRETIRSIGYDDPQYGFDWETCSVLTAIDEQSRDIAQGVDRRGAGDQGLMFGYAVRETPELMPLPIMLAHRLTKALADARRSGKFPEIRPDGKSQVTVEYEDDVPKRIDTVVLSTQHAEMSDAEIARLRDRIIDEIIRPALPKGLVDKDPVYHINPTGRFVLGGPRADTGLTGRKIIVDSYGGFGGHGGGAFSGKDPTKVDRSGSYAARHVAKNLVGSGLADRVTVQVAYAIGVEEPVSVMVDSHGTGKVPDARLGELVRKHFDLRPQAIIHALDLRKPIYRRTAAYGHFGRDQEGFKWELLDRVEELKRDA
- a CDS encoding sugar phosphate nucleotidyltransferase produces the protein MRPVAVIPVAGAGTRLKPHTITTPKALLTVAGKPILGHILDQIALVSPERVVLVIGPGPHGERLRAYAASRTDLAVSCVVQEEPLGLGHAVSRAAEAVGTAPSLILLGDTIVRADLRGLVTGGSKVGVREVEDPRRFGVAELENGRIVSLVEKPEHPKSNLALVGLYYLEDSPLLFSCLQQVERSGKRTKGEIQLTDGLAEMLARGADLRPFPVEGWYDCGKTDALLETNRALLDVAGNHVERPGVVIVPPVALDPTADVMHSVIGPHASIGARARVRRSVVKNSIVNEGAIVEDVLLDLSVVGENTVVRGGYQRLNVGDSSEVEVS
- a CDS encoding bifunctional phosphoglucose/phosphomannose isomerase; amino-acid sequence: MSPARKPARRSAASRKPASRKRPAPRAAVPLDDPRRRERLDPRGMAARIESFPEQIRAGASIAAPALRHLTPGVPRRLVLFGMGGSAIAGDLLRAVAEREGTAPVHVVRHYLPPAWLTPEDFLVFSSYSGETEETLSAFEATRSIGARGCVLSTGGTLAAQAGAAGIPAAYLPPGHPPRAALGYSFATLAAVASHVGVVPGLGDRMEGAAQAVERVVSACGTRVLQSRNLAKKLAIRLAGRAVLVIGGERGLAAVAQRWKGQLNENAKQLAWASVLPEMNHNEVDGFAGPKAAVGRLAVVLLREPEEHPRIAARFAWLGAYLKRKDVVAVEVLAEGEDAAARLLGASALGDFVSYYLALANGVDPSALPGVESLKEALLR
- the ptsP gene encoding phosphoenolpyruvate--protein phosphotransferase, which codes for MNILTGIAASPGIGIGPVHIVDPEEIEIPAGPIAPDQVAAEQARFREAIAAGTAEVRELRDKIAAETSEEHAGILDAQLEILNDPEAISRTLQAIERDLRTAGFCYRRILTTVAGRLEEADGEYTRGRSLDVRDVRRRVLEKLGGVRSRSLSDLSVPSLIVAADLPPSEMALAPRDKILGFATDLGGRTSHTAIMARARGIPAVVGLKSAMDAAREGATALVDGTRGVAVFDPEPEILEEHRRKKRRYEELNANLAVLREERCVTPDGRVIALGANLEVPEELPGILENGADGIGLYRTEFFYLSRRSLPTEEVQFGTYKSIVEAMAPRPVTIRTLDVGGDKFASYLGTPVERNPFLGMRGLRFSLRHEEIFRTQVRAILRATACGNVRIMFPMVVGLEDFRRARAIVSRVRRQLAHEGVPMAEQVPLGVMVETPASVFAIDLIAREADFVSIGTNDLIQYTLAVDRGNESLAEVYEPLHPAVLRAIRTVIEAGQRFGIRVGICGEMAGEPLYAVLLLGLGVADLSVSPYLLPEIKTILRASMYEEAVSLAQRCLSLSTPSEVRTIVTDFMSRRFPQYFSA